In a genomic window of Apteryx mantelli isolate bAptMan1 chromosome 2, bAptMan1.hap1, whole genome shotgun sequence:
- the KLHL7 gene encoding kelch-like protein 7 isoform X1, protein MAASGAEKSSKKKTEKKLAAREEAKLLASFMGVMNTMRKQKTLCDVILMVQERKIPAHRVVLASASHFFNLMFTTNMLESKSFEVELKDAEPDIIEQLVEFAYTARISVNSNNVQSLLDAANQYQIEPVKKMCVDFLKEQVDASNCLGISVLAECLDCPELKATADDFIHQHFTEVYKTDEFLQLDVKRVTHLLNQDTLTVRAEDQVYDAAVRWLKYDEPNRQPYMVDILAKVRFPLISKNFLSKTVQAEPLIQDNPECLKMVISGMRYHLLSPEDREELVEGTRPRRKKHDYRIALFGGSQPQSCRYFNPKDYSWTDIRCPFEKRRDAACVFWDNVVYILGGSQLFPIKRMDCYNVVKDSWYSKLGPPTPRDSLAACAAEGKIYTSGGSEVGNSALYLFECYDTRTESWHTKPSMLTQRCSHGMVEANGLIYVCGGSLGNNVSGRVLNSCEVYDPATETWTELCPMIEARKNHGLVFVKDKIFAVGGQNGLGGLDNVEYYDIKMNEWKMVSPMPWKGVTVKCAAVGSVVYVLAGFQGVGRLGHILEYNTETDKWIANSKVRAFPVTSCLICVVDTCGANEETLET, encoded by the exons ATGGCAGCCTCGGGGGCGGAGAAGAGCAGCAAGAAGAAGACGGAGAAGAAGCTCGCGGCGCGGGAAGAGGCGAAGCTGCTGGCGAGCTTCATGGGCGTCATGAACACCATGCGGAAGCAG AAGACTCTCTGTGATGTCATTCTTATGGTTCAGGAAAGAAAGATTCCAGCTCACCGTGTTGTGCTTGCCTCAGCCAGCCACTTCTTTAACTTGATGTTTACTA CAAATATGCTCGAATCAAAGTCCTTTGAAGTGGAGCTAAAAGATGCAGAACCTGACATTATTGAACAGCTTGTGGAGTTTGCGTATACTGCAAG aatttctgttAACAGCAATAATGTACAGTCTTTACTAGATGCAGCAAACCAATATCAAATTGAACCTGTGAAAAAAATGTGCGTGGATTTTTTGAAAGAGCAAGTTGATGCTTCAAATTGTCTTG GTATAAGTGTGTTAGCAGAATGCCTAGACTGTCCAGAACTGAAAGCCACTGCAGATGACTTTATCCATCAGCATTTTACTGAAGTTTACAAGACAGATGAGTTTCTTCAGCTTGATGTTAAGCGTGTGACACATCTTCTGAACCAAGATACGTTGACTGTGAGGGCAGAAGACCAG GTTTACGACGCAGCAGTCAGATGGCTGAAGTATGATGAGCCGAATCGCCAGCCGTACATGGTTGACATTCTTGCTAAAGTCCGATTTCCTCTCATATCAAAGAACTTCTTAAGTAAAACAGTTCAGGCTGAACCGCTTATTCAGGATAACCCAGAATGCCTTAAAATGGTGATCA GTGGGATGCGATACCATCTACTCTCCCCAGAAGACAGAGAAGAGCTAGTGGAAGGTACACggccaagaagaaaaaaacacgaTTATCGCATTGCTTTGTTTGGAGGCTCacagccccagtcctgcagatATTTTAATCCAAAG GATTACAGCTGGACAGACATCCGATGTCCCTTTGAAAAGCGCAGGGATGCAGCTTGTGTCTTCTGGGACAACGTAGTTTATATTTTGGGTGGTTCCCAGCTCTTCCCTATAAAGCGAATGGACTGCTACAATGTGGTGAAGGATAGCTGGTATTCCAAGCTAGGACCTCCAACACCTCGAGATAGCCTTGCAGCCTGTGCTGCTGAGGGCAAAATTTATACATCTGGTGGTTCAGAAGTGG gaaattcTGCACTGTATTTGTTTGAGTGCTACGATACGAGAACAGAAAGCTGGCACACAAAACCCAGCATGCTGACTCAGCGGTGCAGTCATGGAATGGTAGAGGCAAATGGCCTCATTTATGTGTGTGGAGGAAGCTTGGGAAACAATGTTTCTGGAAGAGTCCTAAATTCCTGTGAAGTTTATGATCCAGCCACAGAAAC gTGGACTGAGCTCTGTCCAATGATTGAAGccaggaagaatcatggactGGTGTTtgtaaaagacaaaatatttgctGTGGGTGGACAAAATGGCTTAG GTGGCCTTGATAATGTAGAATATTATGATATCAAGATGAATGAATGGAAGATGGTATCTCCAATGCCATGGAAGGGTGTAACAGTGAAGTGTGCTGCTGTGGGATCTGTAGTCTATGTCCTGGCTGGTTTTCAGGGCGTTGGTCGATTAGGGCACATTCTCGAATATAATACTGAAACAGACAAGTGGATAGCCAACTCCAAAGTTCGCGCTTTCCCAGTGACAAGTTGTTTAATCTGTGTTGTTGACACTTGTGGCGCAAATGAAGAAACCTTAGAGACCTGA
- the KLHL7 gene encoding kelch-like protein 7 isoform X2: MVQERKIPAHRVVLASASHFFNLMFTTNMLESKSFEVELKDAEPDIIEQLVEFAYTARISVNSNNVQSLLDAANQYQIEPVKKMCVDFLKEQVDASNCLGISVLAECLDCPELKATADDFIHQHFTEVYKTDEFLQLDVKRVTHLLNQDTLTVRAEDQVYDAAVRWLKYDEPNRQPYMVDILAKVRFPLISKNFLSKTVQAEPLIQDNPECLKMVISGMRYHLLSPEDREELVEGTRPRRKKHDYRIALFGGSQPQSCRYFNPKDYSWTDIRCPFEKRRDAACVFWDNVVYILGGSQLFPIKRMDCYNVVKDSWYSKLGPPTPRDSLAACAAEGKIYTSGGSEVGNSALYLFECYDTRTESWHTKPSMLTQRCSHGMVEANGLIYVCGGSLGNNVSGRVLNSCEVYDPATETWTELCPMIEARKNHGLVFVKDKIFAVGGQNGLGGLDNVEYYDIKMNEWKMVSPMPWKGVTVKCAAVGSVVYVLAGFQGVGRLGHILEYNTETDKWIANSKVRAFPVTSCLICVVDTCGANEETLET; the protein is encoded by the exons ATGGTTCAGGAAAGAAAGATTCCAGCTCACCGTGTTGTGCTTGCCTCAGCCAGCCACTTCTTTAACTTGATGTTTACTA CAAATATGCTCGAATCAAAGTCCTTTGAAGTGGAGCTAAAAGATGCAGAACCTGACATTATTGAACAGCTTGTGGAGTTTGCGTATACTGCAAG aatttctgttAACAGCAATAATGTACAGTCTTTACTAGATGCAGCAAACCAATATCAAATTGAACCTGTGAAAAAAATGTGCGTGGATTTTTTGAAAGAGCAAGTTGATGCTTCAAATTGTCTTG GTATAAGTGTGTTAGCAGAATGCCTAGACTGTCCAGAACTGAAAGCCACTGCAGATGACTTTATCCATCAGCATTTTACTGAAGTTTACAAGACAGATGAGTTTCTTCAGCTTGATGTTAAGCGTGTGACACATCTTCTGAACCAAGATACGTTGACTGTGAGGGCAGAAGACCAG GTTTACGACGCAGCAGTCAGATGGCTGAAGTATGATGAGCCGAATCGCCAGCCGTACATGGTTGACATTCTTGCTAAAGTCCGATTTCCTCTCATATCAAAGAACTTCTTAAGTAAAACAGTTCAGGCTGAACCGCTTATTCAGGATAACCCAGAATGCCTTAAAATGGTGATCA GTGGGATGCGATACCATCTACTCTCCCCAGAAGACAGAGAAGAGCTAGTGGAAGGTACACggccaagaagaaaaaaacacgaTTATCGCATTGCTTTGTTTGGAGGCTCacagccccagtcctgcagatATTTTAATCCAAAG GATTACAGCTGGACAGACATCCGATGTCCCTTTGAAAAGCGCAGGGATGCAGCTTGTGTCTTCTGGGACAACGTAGTTTATATTTTGGGTGGTTCCCAGCTCTTCCCTATAAAGCGAATGGACTGCTACAATGTGGTGAAGGATAGCTGGTATTCCAAGCTAGGACCTCCAACACCTCGAGATAGCCTTGCAGCCTGTGCTGCTGAGGGCAAAATTTATACATCTGGTGGTTCAGAAGTGG gaaattcTGCACTGTATTTGTTTGAGTGCTACGATACGAGAACAGAAAGCTGGCACACAAAACCCAGCATGCTGACTCAGCGGTGCAGTCATGGAATGGTAGAGGCAAATGGCCTCATTTATGTGTGTGGAGGAAGCTTGGGAAACAATGTTTCTGGAAGAGTCCTAAATTCCTGTGAAGTTTATGATCCAGCCACAGAAAC gTGGACTGAGCTCTGTCCAATGATTGAAGccaggaagaatcatggactGGTGTTtgtaaaagacaaaatatttgctGTGGGTGGACAAAATGGCTTAG GTGGCCTTGATAATGTAGAATATTATGATATCAAGATGAATGAATGGAAGATGGTATCTCCAATGCCATGGAAGGGTGTAACAGTGAAGTGTGCTGCTGTGGGATCTGTAGTCTATGTCCTGGCTGGTTTTCAGGGCGTTGGTCGATTAGGGCACATTCTCGAATATAATACTGAAACAGACAAGTGGATAGCCAACTCCAAAGTTCGCGCTTTCCCAGTGACAAGTTGTTTAATCTGTGTTGTTGACACTTGTGGCGCAAATGAAGAAACCTTAGAGACCTGA